ATATAACCGCAAACAGCATCTGATACACCTTCAACTTCACGAAAGAAATACTCAACACCCCAGAAACAGCCTGCGCCAAATGTTGCTAATGCCATGGATAACCCCTCACTCATACAATAGATGTTTAAACGTTTAGATATTTAGATTGTTAGACGTTTAGATGGCTATAATAAAAAATTATTAGTTGATTGCAAGTCATTTGTGAAAACAAATTTACCTAGCATATAACCCTAAGGATGGTGGCGTGTGTTAGAATCTGCGCCAAATAAAACACCGTTAAGGAGAGAAGAGTGTTACAAGCATCAATTAAAGATAATGATTTCCTCGCATTTACGTTAGCTCACCCACAAGCAATCGACGCACCATTTAAGGTAAATACCAACAGCAATGTTAACGTTGAAGTGCTCGATACTGGGGTAATTTGCTTTACACCTAAGGACTATCAAAAGGACATCGTACTGTCTTGCGCTGTGCACGGTAACGAGACGGCGCCAATTGAAATTTGCAATGAGTTGATTACTGGCTTATTAACTGGCGAGTTAACGCTAAAGCAACGAGTATTGTTTCTAATTGGCAATCCGCCATCTATTCACAACAAGACCCGATTTGTCGAAGAGAACATGAACCGTTTATTTAGCGGCGGGCATGCAAACGGTGACACCCAAAACCAAGAGCGAGTGCGCGCTAAAGCCTTAGAAGGTTATGTACGAGACTTCTTTGAGCAAAATGATGACAAACAGCGTATTCACTATGACCTGCACACCGCAATAAAACCATCAAAGCATGAGAAGTTTGCCATTTACCCTTATCGTCATGGTAAGAGCTACAGTGGTGAGCAGATGATGTTTTTGGCCGCATGTGGTGTCGATACCATTTTGTATCACCACGAACCGACAACCACATTTAGCTACTATTCATCTAATGAGTTTGGCGCCGATGCGTTTACGGTTGAGTTAGGTAAGGTCATGCCGTTTGGGCAAAACGATATGAGTAAATTTGCTAAAGCGAAAGCCATGCTAACCGCGCTTGTGACTCAAACTGAAGTTGAATTACCAGCCTATGAAGCTGAGCAGCTAAACCTATATAAAGTGTCACGCTCAGTGAATAAACACTTTGAAGACTTCACATTCAGCTTTGCAGATAGTACAGAGAACTTTACTCAATTTAATAAAGGCGAGGTGTTAGCCACTGAAGGTGGCCAACAAGTCATCATTGAGCATGATATTGAAGCAATTGTATTCCCAAATGCAAAAGTTCCTGTCGGGCAACGCACAGTATTATGTTTGATCCCTGCACCAAATGAAGATGTGCAGTAACATTGTCGCAGTCGTAAACCATTATATACATTTGCCCAAGTGCTAAAATGAGCCACGGCAAATAATGACTATTGCTAGGTAGTTTACGTTAACGTAATGTTTATCAGCAGATTATAATATCAGGTAACTATTTACCCTATAACTAAGAGCACAATATGAGCAACGCAACAACGAATAATGACACTGTGCATCGTGTCAGCTTCTTAGATAAAGCGTCATTGCACATTCCAACCTTGCGCATTTTGCAAGCGGACGGCACCACTTATGAACAAGCGGTTTTGCCAAATATTGATCAAGAGCTAGCGAACAAAATTTATGACACTTGCGTATTCACGCGAGTGCTAGACGAGCGTATGCTCGGTGCCCAGCGTCAAGGTCGTATTAGTTTCTATATGACATGTACTGGTGAAGAAGCGGCCGTGATTGGCAGTGCTGCAGCGCTTGATGATGGCGACGTTATTCTTGCGCAGTATCGTGAACACGCGGCACTAAGATACCGCGGCTTTCCGACTGAGCAGTTTATGAATCAAATGTTCAGTAACGAGAAAGACTTTGGTAAAGGTCGTCAAATGCCGATCCACTATGGCAGCCAAGAGTTAAATTACCAAACCATTTCATCGCCGCTAGCCACGCAAATTCCACAAGCAACGGGTGTCGCTTATGGTCTTAAGCTACAAGGCAAGCGCAATGTGGCTGTATGTTACTTTGGTGAAGGTGCAGCGTCGGAAGGTGACTTCCACGCAGGTCTAAACATGGCTGCGGTACTTAAATCACCCACTATTTTCTTTTGCCGTAATAATGGTTACGCAATTTCAACACCAACTGAAGAGCAATATGCAGGCAATGGTATTGCTAGCCGTGGTGTAGGCTACGGCATGCACACTATCCGTGTTGATGGTAACGACATGTTGGCCGTGTTAGCTGCAACTCAGCAGGCTCGAGCTTATGCACTTGAGCACAATGGACCAGTATTGATTGAAGCCATGTCATACCGTCTTGGCGCTCACTCTTCATCAGATGACCCATCAGGCTATCGTTCAAAAGAAGAAGAAGCAAAATGGCAGCAACATGACCCAGTTAAGCGCTTTAAGTTATGGATGATCAACAAGGGTTGGTTAGACGAAGCCACAGACGCTGAGCTACACGAAAAGTATCGTGAAGAAGTATTGTCAGCTGTGAAAACCGCTGAAAAACTGCCTGCTCCACATATTGATGAAATCATTGAAGATGTTTTTGACAAGCCAACACCAGCGCTTAAGAAGCAACTAAGTGAATTGAAAGAGCATATTAACAAGTATCCAAATGCTTATCCTAAAAGTGCAGGGAGAATTTAAGCCGTGGCTCAAATGAATATGTTACACGCCATTAATGAGGCGTTATCCATTGAGATGGAAAAAAACCAATCAATGATCGTATTTGGTGAAGACGTTGGCCACTTTGGCGGTGTTTTCCGTGCAACTTCAGGACTGCAAGAAAAGTTTGGTAAAGAGCGTTGTTTCAATACGCCGCTAACTGAGCAAGGTATTGCTGGTTTTGCTAACGGTTACGCTGCTGCAGGTTTAACTGCCGTCGCTGAAATTCAGTTCGCTGACTATATCTTCCCGGCGTTTGACCAAATCGTCAATGAGTCGGCAAAGTTTCGTTACCGTAGTGGTAATCAGTTTGACGTTGGCGGTTTGACGTTCCGTACCCCTTATGGCGGTGGTATTGCTGGTGGTCATTATCACTCACAATCTCCAGAAGCTTACTTTACTCAAACCCCTGGTTTGAAAGTGGTGGTGCCAAGAAACCCAGAGCAAGCAAAAGGCTTGTTACTTGCGGCAATGCGCGATCCTAACCCAGTCGTATTCTTCGAGCCTAAGCGCCTTTACCGCGCATCGGTGGGCGAAGTACCTGAGGGCGATTACGAGATCGAACTAGGTAAAGC
This DNA window, taken from Shewanella maritima, encodes the following:
- the astE gene encoding succinylglutamate desuccinylase — its product is MLQASIKDNDFLAFTLAHPQAIDAPFKVNTNSNVNVEVLDTGVICFTPKDYQKDIVLSCAVHGNETAPIEICNELITGLLTGELTLKQRVLFLIGNPPSIHNKTRFVEENMNRLFSGGHANGDTQNQERVRAKALEGYVRDFFEQNDDKQRIHYDLHTAIKPSKHEKFAIYPYRHGKSYSGEQMMFLAACGVDTILYHHEPTTTFSYYSSNEFGADAFTVELGKVMPFGQNDMSKFAKAKAMLTALVTQTEVELPAYEAEQLNLYKVSRSVNKHFEDFTFSFADSTENFTQFNKGEVLATEGGQQVIIEHDIEAIVFPNAKVPVGQRTVLCLIPAPNEDVQ
- a CDS encoding thiamine pyrophosphate-dependent dehydrogenase E1 component subunit alpha, giving the protein MSNATTNNDTVHRVSFLDKASLHIPTLRILQADGTTYEQAVLPNIDQELANKIYDTCVFTRVLDERMLGAQRQGRISFYMTCTGEEAAVIGSAAALDDGDVILAQYREHAALRYRGFPTEQFMNQMFSNEKDFGKGRQMPIHYGSQELNYQTISSPLATQIPQATGVAYGLKLQGKRNVAVCYFGEGAASEGDFHAGLNMAAVLKSPTIFFCRNNGYAISTPTEEQYAGNGIASRGVGYGMHTIRVDGNDMLAVLAATQQARAYALEHNGPVLIEAMSYRLGAHSSSDDPSGYRSKEEEAKWQQHDPVKRFKLWMINKGWLDEATDAELHEKYREEVLSAVKTAEKLPAPHIDEIIEDVFDKPTPALKKQLSELKEHINKYPNAYPKSAGRI
- a CDS encoding alpha-ketoacid dehydrogenase subunit beta, which codes for MAQMNMLHAINEALSIEMEKNQSMIVFGEDVGHFGGVFRATSGLQEKFGKERCFNTPLTEQGIAGFANGYAAAGLTAVAEIQFADYIFPAFDQIVNESAKFRYRSGNQFDVGGLTFRTPYGGGIAGGHYHSQSPEAYFTQTPGLKVVVPRNPEQAKGLLLAAMRDPNPVVFFEPKRLYRASVGEVPEGDYEIELGKAEVVKQGTDITVLAWGAQMEIVENACKKAEKEGISCEIIDLRSLAPWDVDTVAASVKKTGRLLINHEAPLTGGFAGEIAATIQQECFLYLESPISRVCGLDTPYPLIHEKEYMPDEHKTYEAIKASVGF